In Rahnella aquatilis CIP 78.65 = ATCC 33071, the following are encoded in one genomic region:
- a CDS encoding type IV toxin-antitoxin system AbiEi family antitoxin has product MKPQRLVTKAAENMPYGIRLDYELTEGEGGTDGSATLTTSYGQKTHFTLEVKTVHRMETLSGVERRTLTPVNNLPVLLICNRLSPALVDYCSQNRINFIDSAGNARIDVPGLCIMIQGKQEEKKVTAAGGIFPAGVMKLLFVVLSEPDALNKTYRQLAELSGISLGMVSKAFDVLEQRRHYRKAKSGRRLMDTDGLCAMWIKDYARSLKPRLDLLTVEAPKSWDHLPLEPGEYAGGELAAALLSGGYLAPATGIIYTPYSLLERRNKLALKPAREPGLQIMASFWGSLTLNSRAKAMLCLGDLLDGGDDRSREVARIINDQYLNLKDSALFSD; this is encoded by the coding sequence ATGAAGCCTCAACGACTTGTCACAAAAGCTGCCGAAAATATGCCCTACGGCATCAGGTTAGATTATGAACTTACTGAAGGGGAGGGCGGTACTGATGGAAGCGCCACACTGACCACCTCGTATGGGCAGAAAACACATTTTACTCTGGAAGTAAAAACGGTCCACCGAATGGAGACCCTTTCTGGCGTTGAAAGACGGACTCTCACGCCAGTCAATAATTTGCCGGTGTTGCTGATTTGTAATCGGCTTTCCCCGGCGCTGGTGGATTACTGCTCGCAAAACCGCATTAACTTTATCGACAGCGCCGGAAATGCGCGCATTGATGTGCCGGGACTTTGCATCATGATCCAGGGAAAACAGGAAGAAAAAAAGGTTACTGCAGCAGGAGGGATATTCCCTGCTGGGGTCATGAAACTTCTGTTTGTTGTGCTTTCCGAACCTGATGCACTCAATAAAACCTATCGCCAGCTGGCAGAACTGTCGGGTATATCATTAGGAATGGTCAGTAAAGCGTTCGATGTTTTAGAGCAACGGCGGCATTACCGCAAGGCCAAAAGCGGCAGACGTCTCATGGATACTGATGGGCTTTGCGCTATGTGGATTAAAGATTACGCCCGTTCGCTAAAACCCCGGCTTGATCTGCTGACTGTGGAAGCCCCGAAATCCTGGGATCATCTGCCTCTGGAACCAGGGGAATATGCGGGCGGTGAACTCGCAGCTGCCTTACTCAGCGGCGGCTATCTGGCACCGGCTACAGGTATAATCTATACGCCATATTCTTTATTGGAGCGCCGGAATAAACTGGCATTAAAACCCGCGCGCGAACCAGGTTTACAGATTATGGCCAGCTTCTGGGGCTCACTGACACTTAATTCCCGGGCAAAAGCCATGCTTTGCCTTGGAGATTTGCTGGACGGCGGCGACGACAGGAGTCGTGAAGTCGCAAGGATCATCAATGACCAATATCTTAACCTTAAAGATTCCGCTCTCTTCAGTGACTGA
- a CDS encoding ribbon-helix-helix protein, CopG family, translating into MALKKPPFSNRRVVTEAEADALANRLADRPYGDEKVVEPAQEILTRTTISIPQNTLREIEDLALHNKRIGVAPKSVSAIIRDALEAYLKKV; encoded by the coding sequence ATGGCCTTAAAAAAACCCCCTTTTTCAAATCGTCGTGTTGTTACGGAAGCTGAGGCTGACGCGCTGGCCAACAGACTGGCTGACCGCCCTTATGGTGACGAAAAAGTTGTAGAACCGGCTCAGGAAATCCTGACCAGGACAACCATCTCAATACCTCAGAATACGCTGCGCGAGATTGAAGATCTTGCTCTCCATAATAAGCGTATCGGTGTTGCCCCAAAAAGCGTCAGCGCAATCATTCGCGACGCATTGGAAGCCTACCTAAAAAAGGTTTGA
- a CDS encoding AAA family ATPase, with protein sequence MITIIGCNKGGAAKTTTAINLAVGLALRGEDVCLVDADVQRSASRWYAEREAAGITPSITLIEKRDNISQTLRSLDEKFAHVIVDVAGRNSRELITGGTVAHQIIAPHQCSQLDLDTMVELQQQLESMRDLNPELKAYCYQSMATTNPLLQGNERHEFLEYVREFEGLIPLTATACYRKVYRDVMSEGKSVLETTNEKAKAEVLALMNEVF encoded by the coding sequence ATGATCACGATTATTGGATGCAATAAAGGTGGGGCAGCCAAAACAACTACTGCTATCAATCTGGCTGTAGGTTTGGCACTTCGTGGCGAAGATGTCTGTCTCGTCGATGCCGACGTCCAGCGTTCGGCTTCAAGGTGGTATGCAGAACGTGAAGCGGCGGGTATTACCCCATCCATTACCCTGATTGAAAAACGAGATAACATTTCTCAAACGCTACGGAGCCTGGATGAAAAGTTTGCTCATGTCATTGTTGATGTTGCTGGACGCAACAGCCGTGAGCTAATCACCGGAGGCACGGTAGCGCATCAGATTATCGCCCCACACCAATGCTCACAGTTAGACCTTGATACTATGGTTGAATTGCAGCAGCAGTTGGAAAGTATGCGAGATCTCAATCCAGAGCTTAAGGCGTACTGCTATCAAAGTATGGCAACGACTAACCCGCTGTTGCAGGGCAATGAACGACATGAGTTTTTGGAATATGTTCGCGAGTTTGAAGGGCTCATTCCTTTGACTGCCACCGCATGTTACCGAAAGGTTTACCGCGATGTGATGTCCGAAGGTAAATCTGTACTTGAAACAACCAATGAAAAAGCCAAGGCAGAAGTGCTGGCATTGATGAATGAGGTATTTTAA
- a CDS encoding nuclear transport factor 2 family protein, which translates to MVTTEHLDAYLNAMGNRHVEGLEAYMADNVILSSPIVPVPFEGKELVFQIVSRLLETIDDFELKLLFRDGADFVAVFTIKFGDHIIDGMDHMHLDDMGFIDSMTVAWRPLASVVAVQQKLAPKLGGKPMQLVPLE; encoded by the coding sequence ATGGTCACCACTGAGCATCTCGATGCGTATCTCAACGCTATGGGCAATCGTCACGTTGAAGGGCTCGAGGCCTATATGGCGGATAATGTCATACTTAGCAGCCCAATTGTTCCTGTTCCCTTTGAAGGAAAAGAACTCGTTTTTCAGATAGTTTCCCGGCTTCTTGAGACCATCGATGACTTTGAGCTGAAGCTCCTTTTTCGTGACGGAGCAGACTTTGTTGCAGTGTTCACCATCAAGTTTGGTGACCATATTATTGACGGCATGGACCACATGCATTTAGACGATATGGGTTTTATTGACAGCATGACTGTGGCATGGCGCCCACTTGCGTCAGTTGTCGCAGTGCAGCAAAAACTTGCTCCGAAACTGGGAGGCAAGCCGATGCAGTTGGTTCCTTTGGAATAA
- a CDS encoding LysR family transcriptional regulator has protein sequence MDSFSALGGLEVFVQTARTRSFAEAGRTLGISASAVSKSISRLEERVGVRLFQRSTRSVRLTSEGEMFLERCGRIFGEIQAAEDELSAMTQHPRGRLRVGLALSAGLPLPVLSAFMARYPEIELDLDFTDRLVDVIDEGFDVVIRGNSLRDSRLVSRPLGPYRACLVAAPSYLKEKGMPTKPDDLLNHACLHYRWTPTGKIYQWPLEHTVGTTAISSLPLSMVCNSLDALLYMALAGRGIACVPDFSVRTPVAEGRLKTLLDAYITDANTIHIMWPSNRKMTPKVRVFVDFMHANFCDYLATPMNDPKRKRERYPT, from the coding sequence GTGGATAGTTTCAGCGCACTGGGAGGGCTGGAGGTGTTTGTTCAAACAGCGAGGACACGGAGTTTTGCCGAAGCGGGGCGAACCCTTGGCATTTCTGCGTCCGCAGTCAGTAAAAGTATTTCCCGGCTTGAAGAGCGGGTTGGCGTGCGGCTTTTCCAGCGCAGCACACGTAGCGTCCGCCTTACCTCAGAAGGAGAGATGTTCCTCGAAAGGTGCGGACGCATTTTTGGGGAAATCCAGGCAGCGGAAGATGAACTCAGTGCAATGACACAACACCCACGCGGACGACTAAGGGTGGGGCTGGCGCTTTCAGCAGGGTTGCCGCTGCCCGTCCTCTCAGCATTCATGGCGCGCTATCCCGAGATTGAACTCGATCTGGATTTCACCGATCGACTTGTTGATGTGATCGATGAAGGGTTCGATGTGGTAATTAGGGGAAACTCGCTTCGCGATTCACGTCTGGTATCCCGCCCGCTGGGGCCCTATCGAGCCTGCCTTGTAGCCGCACCGTCGTATTTGAAAGAAAAAGGTATGCCCACAAAACCGGACGATCTTTTAAATCATGCATGCCTGCACTATCGTTGGACGCCAACTGGCAAAATATACCAGTGGCCACTGGAACACACAGTCGGTACAACAGCAATATCTTCGCTGCCCTTGTCGATGGTATGCAATAGCCTGGACGCGTTGCTTTATATGGCTCTTGCCGGGCGCGGGATCGCATGTGTGCCCGACTTCTCTGTCAGAACCCCGGTTGCTGAAGGACGCCTGAAAACCTTGCTGGATGCCTACATAACGGATGCTAATACTATTCATATAATGTGGCCAAGCAACCGAAAAATGACGCCAAAGGTGCGCGTCTTCGTAGACTTTATGCACGCCAATTTCTGCGATTATTTGGCCACTCCGATGAATGACCCAAAGCGGAAGAGAGAGCGTTATCCCACCTGA
- a CDS encoding RepB family plasmid replication initiator protein, with amino-acid sequence MSGNEPKNIEIAKAFAETDKRTGELVTLVPNSNNTVQPVALMRLGLFVPTLKSTARGRKGQMNSMDVTSELKQLSIVKSEGYENIKITGARLDMDNDFKTWVGIIHAFAKHKVLGDSVYLPFVEFAKLCGIPSARSSAKLRARLEASLERIATNTLSFSNKEGDYYVTHLVQSAKYSPKKDVVELQADPKIFELYQFDKKVLLQLRAINELSRKESAQALYTFIESLPTDPAPISMSRLRARLNLTSRAITQNATVRKAMEQLKAIGYLDYTEVKRGKAVYFCIHYRRPKLRPAQIPTGIGDDVYDVLDDEHIIDIPAEKDVDSGAPREMVMLTKEELELLEQLRQAKK; translated from the coding sequence ATGTCTGGAAATGAGCCAAAAAACATTGAGATAGCGAAAGCTTTCGCAGAAACTGATAAGCGAACAGGTGAACTTGTTACGCTGGTTCCTAACAGCAATAACACGGTTCAGCCCGTAGCCCTTATGCGGTTGGGCTTATTTGTACCCACGTTGAAATCGACTGCCCGGGGTCGTAAAGGCCAGATGAATTCCATGGATGTCACTTCGGAGCTCAAGCAGCTTTCGATCGTCAAGTCTGAAGGATATGAAAACATCAAGATCACCGGTGCCCGGCTTGATATGGATAATGATTTCAAGACATGGGTCGGGATCATTCATGCCTTTGCCAAGCATAAGGTCCTGGGAGACTCTGTATACCTGCCTTTCGTTGAGTTCGCTAAATTATGTGGCATTCCTTCCGCGCGCTCCTCAGCGAAGCTCAGGGCGCGTTTGGAAGCCTCTCTGGAACGTATCGCAACAAACACGTTGTCGTTTTCCAATAAGGAGGGGGACTATTATGTTACTCACCTTGTTCAGTCAGCAAAATATAGCCCGAAAAAGGATGTTGTCGAGTTACAGGCGGATCCGAAGATTTTTGAGTTGTATCAGTTCGATAAGAAAGTTCTTCTTCAGCTCAGGGCAATCAACGAGCTATCTCGCAAGGAGTCGGCGCAGGCTCTCTATACCTTTATTGAAAGCCTGCCGACAGATCCCGCTCCCATATCCATGTCGCGCCTGCGTGCCCGCCTTAATCTGACATCACGAGCGATCACTCAGAACGCTACTGTTCGTAAGGCAATGGAACAACTTAAGGCCATTGGCTATCTCGACTATACGGAGGTCAAACGCGGTAAAGCCGTGTATTTCTGTATCCACTATAGGCGGCCAAAATTACGACCAGCTCAGATCCCGACGGGTATAGGCGATGATGTCTACGATGTCCTGGACGACGAACATATTATTGATATCCCTGCCGAGAAAGATGTCGATTCTGGCGCGCCGCGTGAGATGGTCATGCTGACGAAAGAAGAACTTGAGTTGCTTGAACAACTTCGACAGGCAAAGAAATAG
- a CDS encoding GNAT family N-acetyltransferase translates to MTELNAYGQTLGKELPDWQPRALPQKIILRGKYCYLEPIDVKHSRDLFDAWHSIDDERDWTYFHIKRPVTIKQCDYYIASLAASKDPLFYAVINISTGKAVGFLALQRMDPDNGSVEIGWINWSPLMKRTFCSTEAIFLLLYYTLETLQYRRCGWKCDSLHEAAISAAERLGFTYEGTLRQTQVSKGHSRDVRWYSIIDSEWDGIRQAMELWLSPSNLDERRKQKHRLAEFMPHL, encoded by the coding sequence ATGACTGAATTAAATGCTTACGGCCAGACATTGGGTAAAGAATTACCCGACTGGCAGCCACGTGCACTCCCCCAAAAAATTATCCTCAGAGGTAAATATTGCTATCTTGAGCCGATTGACGTTAAGCATAGCCGGGACTTATTTGATGCCTGGCACAGTATTGATGACGAACGTGACTGGACGTACTTTCATATTAAACGCCCCGTCACTATCAAACAGTGCGATTACTACATCGCCTCCCTTGCCGCAAGCAAGGATCCGTTGTTTTATGCAGTGATCAATATATCCACGGGTAAGGCGGTTGGATTTCTCGCGTTACAACGAATGGATCCTGATAACGGTTCTGTAGAAATAGGCTGGATTAACTGGTCACCGCTGATGAAACGGACCTTCTGTAGTACCGAAGCCATATTCCTTTTACTCTATTACACGCTGGAAACATTACAGTATCGTCGTTGTGGATGGAAATGTGACAGCCTGCATGAGGCAGCGATCAGTGCGGCAGAGAGGCTCGGCTTTACCTATGAAGGTACTCTCAGGCAGACGCAGGTTTCAAAGGGGCATAGCCGTGATGTCCGCTGGTACTCTATCATTGACTCAGAATGGGATGGGATCAGACAGGCCATGGAGCTTTGGTTAAGCCCTTCCAATCTTGACGAACGGAGAAAACAAAAACACCGGTTGGCCGAATTTATGCCCCACCTCTAG
- a CDS encoding LacI family DNA-binding transcriptional regulator yields MASLKDVAKLANVSLMTVSRALNSPERLKPETLSRVQSAIDATNYVPDLSAKKIRGAHAIAKTIGVLALDTVTTPFSVEITLSIEETARAHGWNSFVVNMFSDDSPENIVDLLLSHRPDGIIYTTMGLRQVPLPEKLLNLPCVLANCESLHQQVASYIPDDEHGQYAAVRALLSAGYRRPLCLHLPATHLATVRRRKGLEQACMEAGLAPETLDHYYMEYGDEHYRDIPAVVQAHIYQQKPLFDSVICGNDRIAFMVYQTLLAQGLRIPEDVAIIGYDNMVGIGDLFLPSLSTVQLPHYEIGRLSALHIIEGKSHRDIIKVDSPLLLRQSMNTVK; encoded by the coding sequence ATGGCGTCCCTGAAAGATGTGGCAAAACTGGCAAACGTGTCGTTGATGACGGTTTCCAGAGCACTAAACTCGCCGGAACGTCTAAAGCCGGAGACCTTGTCACGCGTACAGTCTGCTATCGATGCAACGAATTACGTGCCCGATTTATCGGCCAAAAAAATACGCGGCGCTCACGCGATTGCAAAAACCATCGGTGTGCTGGCACTTGATACTGTCACCACCCCCTTTTCAGTGGAAATCACACTCTCCATCGAAGAAACCGCGCGTGCGCATGGCTGGAACAGCTTTGTGGTTAACATGTTTTCGGATGACAGCCCGGAAAATATCGTTGATTTGCTTCTCTCACACCGACCGGATGGCATTATCTATACAACAATGGGATTGCGACAGGTGCCGCTACCCGAGAAGTTGTTAAACCTTCCCTGTGTGCTCGCCAATTGCGAAAGTCTGCATCAGCAGGTAGCGAGTTATATTCCGGATGACGAACATGGACAATATGCAGCGGTACGTGCACTTTTGTCTGCAGGCTATCGTCGTCCGCTCTGCTTACATTTGCCTGCAACACATCTTGCTACTGTCAGACGCCGCAAAGGTCTGGAACAAGCATGTATGGAGGCGGGGCTGGCTCCTGAGACACTCGACCACTATTACATGGAATATGGCGATGAACATTATCGGGATATTCCGGCGGTTGTGCAGGCACATATTTATCAGCAAAAGCCCTTGTTCGATTCGGTGATTTGCGGTAACGATCGCATCGCGTTTATGGTGTACCAGACGCTCCTGGCGCAAGGTCTGAGGATCCCCGAAGATGTGGCAATTATAGGTTACGATAATATGGTGGGGATCGGTGATTTGTTCCTGCCGTCGTTGTCAACGGTACAATTACCCCATTATGAAATTGGCAGGCTCAGCGCGCTTCACATTATCGAAGGTAAATCCCATCGCGATATAATCAAAGTTGACAGCCCGTTACTGCTCCGTCAGTCAATGAATACAGTAAAATGA
- a CDS encoding MFS transporter, whose amino-acid sequence MMKTRHSQSYLILSALLFFFFVTWSSTGSLLSIWLHQEVGLKAGDTGIIFSVVSFSTLFVQICYGFIQDKLGLRKNLLWFITALLIFSGPAYLLFGHLLKINVFLGSFFGGIYIGLTFNGGIGVLESYTERVARQSQFEFGKARMWGSLGWAVATFFAGLLFNINPKLNFAVASCSGLVFFILLMRLRVSSAPHAMQEAVAGGKVTLEDALRLLTLPRFWALVFFVVGTCIYGVYDQQFPVYFSSQFPTQHEGNAMYGYLNSFQVFLEAAGMFCAPWLVNRLGAKNGLIFAGMVMAMRMVASGLVEGPLLISITKLLHAVELPILLISIFKYNSLNFDKRLSSTLYLVGFACTGSVIATVLSPLAGYSYEKYGFAQSYLFMGLMVFCITFISIFLLRSGKPSMDPQIPQLSTI is encoded by the coding sequence ATGATGAAAACCCGTCATTCTCAAAGTTATCTGATACTCAGCGCTTTATTGTTCTTTTTCTTTGTAACCTGGTCCTCTACAGGCTCACTGCTCTCGATTTGGCTACATCAGGAAGTCGGTCTGAAAGCAGGGGATACCGGGATAATTTTTTCAGTGGTGTCTTTTTCCACTCTGTTTGTGCAAATTTGTTATGGTTTTATTCAGGATAAGCTGGGGCTGCGTAAGAATTTGCTCTGGTTTATCACGGCATTATTAATTTTTTCCGGTCCGGCCTATCTGCTTTTTGGCCATCTACTGAAAATTAACGTCTTTCTGGGCAGTTTTTTTGGCGGCATCTATATCGGTCTGACGTTCAATGGCGGTATTGGTGTCCTTGAGTCTTACACCGAGCGTGTCGCCCGTCAGAGCCAGTTTGAATTCGGAAAAGCAAGGATGTGGGGGTCGCTGGGTTGGGCTGTGGCAACCTTTTTCGCCGGGTTATTGTTTAATATTAACCCGAAATTAAATTTCGCGGTTGCCAGCTGTTCTGGTCTGGTCTTCTTCATACTTTTGATGCGTTTACGCGTCTCTTCTGCGCCCCATGCCATGCAGGAAGCCGTGGCGGGGGGGAAAGTCACGCTTGAGGATGCATTACGCCTGCTGACCCTGCCGCGTTTCTGGGCGCTGGTATTCTTTGTGGTCGGCACCTGTATTTACGGCGTCTACGATCAACAGTTCCCGGTCTATTTTTCCTCACAGTTCCCGACGCAACATGAAGGGAATGCGATGTACGGCTATCTTAATTCGTTTCAGGTATTCCTGGAGGCCGCAGGCATGTTCTGTGCACCATGGCTGGTCAATCGTCTAGGTGCTAAAAATGGTCTGATTTTCGCCGGCATGGTGATGGCGATGCGCATGGTCGCCTCCGGATTAGTGGAAGGCCCTCTGCTTATCTCTATCACCAAGCTGCTGCATGCGGTTGAACTCCCGATACTGCTTATCTCTATCTTCAAATACAACAGCCTTAACTTCGATAAACGACTCTCATCCACGCTCTATCTGGTGGGTTTTGCCTGTACGGGATCCGTAATTGCCACCGTATTGTCACCCCTCGCTGGCTACAGCTACGAAAAATATGGATTTGCTCAGTCCTATCTGTTCATGGGGTTAATGGTGTTCTGCATCACCTTTATTTCTATTTTCCTGTTGCGTTCCGGTAAACCCTCAATGGATCCGCAGATACCACAACTTTCTACTATCTGA
- a CDS encoding glycoside hydrolase family 32 protein, with protein sequence MTYTIANAEQELQAKREMLNLRWYPRYHLAARAGWVNDPNGLIWFDGWYHAFYQHHPYSPQWGAMHWGHARSKDLLHWEHLPVALAPEGPEDKDGCFSGSAVVDGDTLALIYTGHKFHGDAGNDENLYQVQCLATSRDGVHFKREGIIIDTPADLHHFRDPKVWREGDSWYMVVGARVGDTGQIRLYRSADLRQWQDEGILDEAQAGMGFMWECPDFFTLNGKRVLMFSPQGIAAQGFENRNLFQSGYLVGDWQPGEPFVRAGEFAEMDHGHDFYAPQSFLTPDGRRIVIGWLNMWESPMPEQQDGWSGMLSLPRELTLTEDNRLQMRPAKEVEALRQAWFPWPVSTLKNQQTLMADKGEAMEVVLHWDCANSDAEQYGLSLGQGLRVYVDTQMQRLVLERRYPQYGLCGTRSVPLVPGVPLVLRMFIDSSSVEVFVNDGEACLSSRIYPDADRRELSLFAWHGTATLSDAGAWQLE encoded by the coding sequence ATGACCTATACAATTGCTAACGCTGAACAGGAACTTCAGGCTAAGCGCGAGATGCTAAACCTGCGCTGGTACCCGCGTTATCACCTTGCCGCAAGGGCTGGCTGGGTTAACGATCCTAATGGCCTGATCTGGTTTGATGGCTGGTATCATGCATTTTATCAGCATCATCCTTATTCTCCTCAGTGGGGGGCGATGCACTGGGGGCACGCGCGGAGTAAAGATTTGCTTCACTGGGAGCACTTACCCGTTGCCCTGGCCCCGGAAGGACCAGAAGACAAAGACGGGTGTTTTTCGGGTTCGGCGGTGGTGGATGGCGATACCCTGGCGCTGATTTACACCGGACATAAATTTCACGGCGACGCCGGTAATGATGAGAACCTTTATCAGGTGCAGTGTCTGGCAACCAGTCGCGATGGTGTTCACTTTAAACGTGAGGGGATCATTATCGATACCCCGGCGGACTTGCATCATTTCCGCGACCCTAAGGTCTGGCGCGAAGGGGATAGCTGGTACATGGTCGTCGGTGCGCGCGTTGGCGATACCGGGCAAATACGATTGTATCGTTCAGCCGATTTGCGTCAGTGGCAGGATGAAGGGATCCTGGATGAGGCGCAAGCCGGTATGGGCTTTATGTGGGAGTGCCCTGATTTCTTTACCCTCAATGGCAAACGCGTCCTGATGTTTTCTCCACAGGGTATAGCCGCGCAGGGTTTTGAGAACCGCAATCTGTTCCAGAGCGGTTATCTGGTGGGCGACTGGCAGCCCGGAGAGCCGTTTGTCCGCGCAGGGGAATTTGCCGAAATGGATCACGGACACGACTTTTATGCCCCGCAGAGTTTCCTGACGCCGGATGGCCGCCGCATCGTGATTGGCTGGCTGAATATGTGGGAGTCGCCGATGCCGGAGCAACAGGACGGCTGGTCCGGGATGTTGTCTCTTCCGCGTGAGCTGACTCTTACTGAGGACAATCGTCTGCAAATGCGCCCCGCAAAAGAGGTGGAAGCCCTGCGTCAGGCCTGGTTCCCGTGGCCTGTCAGTACCTTGAAAAACCAGCAGACATTAATGGCGGACAAAGGGGAAGCCATGGAGGTCGTGCTTCACTGGGATTGCGCAAACAGTGATGCGGAACAGTATGGTCTTAGCCTGGGGCAAGGTCTGCGTGTTTATGTTGATACGCAGATGCAGCGTCTGGTGCTTGAGCGCCGCTATCCGCAGTACGGATTATGTGGCACACGCAGTGTACCGTTGGTGCCCGGCGTTCCTCTGGTTTTACGTATGTTTATTGACAGCTCTTCGGTCGAGGTATTCGTTAATGACGGCGAGGCATGCCTCAGTAGCCGAATATACCCTGATGCCGATCGTCGCGAATTAAGCTTATTTGCCTGGCATGGAACAGCGACATTATCAGATGCCGGAGCCTGGCAGCTGGAATAA
- a CDS encoding carbohydrate porin: MNKIWVGCILTSVCTSVAHAQGTLSLEQRLEQMEQRLKVTEQRAAGAEAEIRALRQEKQLPPVVNNTPAAPAAPALQLTGNGNIKFYGDVEFNMDGASRTGSLTSIKTSTNKNWAPGNKERWDMNGRILLGFDGLRNGVNGKYAGFSVQPLADIKGKMNLDDAAFFFGQQDDWKIKIGRFEAWDMFPLNQDTFIEYSGNTANDLYSDGYGYIYMMKEGRGRSSSGGNFLLSKTLDNWYFELNTLIEDGSSLFVDNNYHGNALDNRKNVVYARPVMAWQSGEWSVAAAVESNLVNNAYGYQNTQGVWVDQSNRTGYGMTMSWNTLKTDAENGAVVNLSTAYLDAADEKDFSAGINALWHRVEVGYIYAHNNIDKFNMAGVAGDCDNDCAILAPGKYDIHTLHTSWHLPDIMDMPNFNIYLGAYASWLETPSVKTGNTDDRYGARVRFKYLF; encoded by the coding sequence ATGAATAAAATCTGGGTCGGATGTATTTTGACGTCTGTATGTACCTCGGTAGCCCATGCACAGGGTACGCTTTCCCTCGAACAACGGCTTGAACAAATGGAGCAGCGGCTGAAAGTCACGGAGCAGCGCGCGGCGGGTGCGGAGGCAGAAATCCGCGCCCTCAGGCAGGAAAAACAATTGCCCCCCGTGGTAAACAATACGCCCGCGGCTCCTGCGGCTCCCGCGCTTCAGCTCACCGGGAATGGTAATATTAAATTTTATGGAGATGTTGAATTTAATATGGATGGTGCCAGCCGCACGGGCAGCCTGACGTCGATAAAAACCAGCACAAATAAAAACTGGGCGCCGGGAAATAAAGAGCGCTGGGATATGAATGGCCGTATTCTCCTGGGGTTTGATGGTCTGCGAAATGGGGTTAATGGAAAATATGCCGGATTCAGCGTTCAGCCATTGGCTGATATAAAAGGAAAAATGAACCTCGATGATGCGGCATTTTTCTTTGGTCAGCAGGATGACTGGAAAATTAAAATAGGTCGCTTCGAGGCCTGGGATATGTTCCCGCTGAATCAGGATACGTTCATTGAATATTCCGGTAATACCGCTAACGATCTCTACAGTGACGGTTACGGTTATATCTATATGATGAAAGAGGGTCGCGGGCGCAGCAGCAGCGGTGGCAACTTCCTGCTCAGTAAGACACTCGATAACTGGTATTTTGAACTCAACACGCTTATAGAAGATGGCAGTTCGCTATTTGTCGACAATAACTATCATGGCAATGCGTTAGATAACCGTAAAAATGTGGTTTATGCCCGCCCGGTTATGGCCTGGCAATCCGGCGAGTGGTCAGTCGCCGCCGCGGTCGAAAGCAACCTGGTGAATAATGCCTATGGATATCAGAATACGCAGGGTGTTTGGGTTGACCAGTCGAACCGGACCGGTTACGGCATGACGATGAGCTGGAACACGCTTAAAACTGATGCAGAAAACGGTGCGGTCGTTAACCTGAGCACGGCTTATCTCGACGCTGCTGACGAAAAAGATTTCAGCGCAGGCATCAATGCCTTATGGCATCGCGTGGAAGTGGGTTACATCTACGCGCACAACAATATCGACAAGTTCAATATGGCCGGGGTGGCCGGTGACTGCGACAACGACTGTGCGATTCTGGCGCCGGGTAAGTATGATATTCATACCCTTCATACTTCATGGCACCTGCCTGATATCATGGATATGCCTAACTTCAATATTTACCTGGGGGCATATGCTTCCTGGCTTGAAACACCGTCGGTTAAAACGGGTAATACGGATGACCGTTATGGCGCACGCGTGCGTTTTAAATATCTTTTCTAA